A single Prevotella sp. E15-22 DNA region contains:
- a CDS encoding cytochrome c biogenesis protein CcdA — protein sequence MKRIFLLITAAIITLAAKAQMADPVHFSSELKMLSGNEAEIIFKAVIDPGWHVYSTDLGNDGPVEATFNIDKMEGAERVGKLKPIGKEIKKFDPLFGMELRYFEKTATFKQKIRFTQKHYNIDAYLEYGACNDESCMPPTQVTFRKSGNIELKDAAVENAPKELEATPAEEVQDTTTTDTVAVVATADVPGNADLWQPVINELQNMGENDGIAGKSLLYILLMGFVGGLLAVCMPCIWPIIPMTVSFFLKRSKDDKGKGIRDAFTYGISIIVIYLALGLCVTGLFGSDTLNAMSTNAVFNIFLFLLLVVFALSFFGWFEIKLPESWANSVDTKASATSGLISIFLMAFTLVLVSFSCTAPIIGLLLVETTTSGNWLAPALGMLGFAVALALPFTLFALFPSWLKQAPKSGSWMNTIKVVLGFVELAFALKFFSVADLAYGWHLLDREVFLSLWIVIFALLGAYLCGWLKFPSDEMNGESKPMPVVCIMGGLVSLAFAVYMIPGLWGAPCKAVSAFAPPMNTQDFNLNTKTVEARFTDYELGMAAAKAEGKPVLVDFTGFGCVNCRKMEASVWTDPQVADLITKDYVLISLYVDDKTPLAEPLTVTDEKGETKTLRTVGAKWSYLQSHKFGANAQPYYVILDNNGKPLCGSHAYKEDVPEYVQFLQEGLSRYE from the coding sequence GTGAAACGTATTTTTCTTCTCATCACTGCTGCCATCATCACCTTGGCAGCAAAGGCCCAAATGGCCGATCCTGTACATTTTAGTAGCGAACTCAAGATGCTGTCAGGCAATGAAGCCGAGATTATCTTCAAAGCCGTCATTGATCCAGGCTGGCACGTCTATTCCACCGATCTTGGTAACGACGGTCCTGTAGAGGCAACCTTCAATATTGACAAGATGGAGGGTGCCGAGCGCGTGGGCAAGTTGAAGCCCATTGGCAAGGAAATCAAGAAATTCGACCCTCTGTTTGGCATGGAGCTGCGCTATTTTGAAAAGACTGCCACGTTTAAACAGAAGATTCGCTTCACGCAGAAGCACTACAATATCGACGCCTATCTGGAGTATGGTGCCTGCAACGATGAGAGTTGCATGCCGCCCACACAGGTCACCTTCCGCAAAAGCGGCAATATTGAACTGAAGGACGCCGCCGTTGAGAACGCACCCAAGGAATTGGAAGCGACTCCAGCTGAGGAAGTACAAGACACGACGACAACCGATACCGTGGCCGTAGTAGCAACAGCCGATGTGCCTGGCAACGCCGACCTTTGGCAGCCCGTTATCAACGAGTTACAGAACATGGGCGAAAACGATGGCATTGCAGGCAAGTCGCTGCTCTATATCCTGCTCATGGGCTTTGTTGGTGGTCTGCTGGCCGTCTGCATGCCCTGCATCTGGCCCATCATTCCCATGACAGTAAGCTTCTTCCTAAAGCGTTCTAAGGACGACAAAGGAAAGGGTATTCGCGATGCGTTCACCTATGGCATCAGCATCATTGTTATCTATCTGGCCCTGGGTCTCTGCGTCACAGGACTCTTTGGAAGCGACACGCTCAATGCCATGTCTACCAATGCCGTGTTCAACATCTTCCTGTTCCTGCTGCTCGTGGTCTTCGCCCTGTCGTTCTTCGGCTGGTTCGAGATTAAGTTGCCTGAGAGTTGGGCCAACAGTGTTGACACCAAGGCATCGGCCACCAGCGGACTCATCAGCATTTTCCTCATGGCCTTCACATTGGTACTGGTATCATTCTCATGCACAGCACCCATCATCGGTCTGTTGCTCGTTGAGACAACCACCAGCGGCAACTGGCTGGCACCAGCACTCGGCATGCTGGGCTTTGCCGTGGCTCTTGCCCTTCCCTTCACCCTCTTTGCCCTCTTCCCCTCTTGGCTTAAGCAGGCTCCGAAGTCGGGCTCATGGATGAACACCATCAAGGTGGTGCTGGGCTTTGTCGAGTTAGCCTTCGCCCTGAAGTTCTTCTCTGTGGCCGACCTGGCCTATGGCTGGCATCTGCTCGACCGTGAGGTATTCCTGTCGCTCTGGATCGTCATCTTCGCACTGCTGGGCGCTTATCTCTGTGGCTGGCTGAAATTCCCTTCCGACGAGATGAATGGCGAGAGCAAACCCATGCCTGTGGTCTGCATCATGGGCGGACTCGTTTCTCTGGCGTTCGCAGTCTATATGATTCCTGGTTTGTGGGGCGCTCCCTGCAAGGCTGTCAGTGCCTTCGCACCTCCTATGAACACACAGGACTTCAACCTGAACACCAAGACCGTTGAAGCCCGTTTTACTGACTACGAGTTGGGCATGGCCGCCGCCAAGGCCGAAGGCAAGCCCGTATTGGTCGACTTCACAGGCTTTGGCTGTGTGAACTGCCGTAAGATGGAGGCCTCAGTATGGACCGACCCACAGGTGGCCGACCTTATCACCAAGGACTATGTGCTTATCTCACTCTACGTTGACGACAAGACACCACTCGCAGAGCCATTGACTGTCACTGACGAAAAAGGAGAGACCAAGACGCTCCGTACTGTTGGAGCCAAGTGGAGCTATCTGCAGAGTCATAAGTTTGGCGCCAACGCACAGCCCTACTACGTCATCCTCGACAACAACGGCAAGCCTCTCTGTGGCAGTCATGCCTACAAGGAAGATGTTCCTGAGTACGTACAGTTCCTGCAAGAAGGACTGAGTCGTTACGAGTAA
- a CDS encoding sugar-binding domain-containing protein, whose amino-acid sequence MKRIFAILVGCWLVTAAQVNAQQIINLAGLWDFAMGDSARYTDYVMLPGSMLTNDKGYDVDIHTQWTGSLYDSSYYFNPYMEPYRQKGQMKFPFFLTPEKHYVGKAWYRRTVYVPQDWKDQRITLFLERPHIETTVYVNGHEVGHQMSLSVPHRYDVTKYIKKGARNEIVICVYNGIENVCVGQDSHSVTDQTQGNWNGIAGRMELQAQWKKLNVKGIRVKVDSVKVALPDAYKNGRLVPGGTKWQKVGRIKVLLENHTDGLQLMPQYQYVVNLTLRYAFGPKAGKVIGGCSMDAVGNEITAELPIYTDIGMWDEFHPNLYRLTIEAGEDVVETLVGFREISIRDRQMFINQRPLFLRGTVENCCFPETGFPPTDEEEWLYLFKKCKEYGLNHVRFHSYCPPEAAFAAADRVGIYLQPEGPSWPNHGVRLRRGQKIDQYLLEESKRIVDEYGHHPSFVMMAAGNEPAGDWVTYCNDWVKQMHKYDDSKVYCGASVGGGWAWDNGSEYHVKGGARGLDWDSRAPQSTDDYLAGILRPRNYKGTDDNLSPIIAHEQGQWCAFPDFKEMSQYTGVYKPRNFEIFRDLLRDNGMEQMAEKFLMASGKLQTLCYKYEIERNLRTKDYAGFQLLGLNDYSGQGTALVGPLNVHWREKGYCTARDWREFCNSVVVLARFPKFVYTNNETLDVPLDIYNAFYGRFSSVNLHYQISDDSLRVLTSGDMKIDTVFVGKNALAKGINFPLGGVNKPTKLTLDVQLENAIMNHWDFWVYPDSLESTSGSLLAETQIVVSDSLDEKCLKALRKGGTVLLTAAGKVTLGNDVVQHYLPVFWNTSWFKMRPPHTTGAYIDSKHPLFKYDFPTDDWSNLNWWELLNKAQVMNLMELPKDYQSPIQPIDTWHVSRKLGMLIEARVLKGKLLMTTMDINSDLEHRIVARQMRKAILDYMKSGDFNPSLVLDVQTIRDFYEKQAPQVNMFTNDSPDELKPKIK is encoded by the coding sequence ATGAAACGAATCTTTGCTATCTTGGTTGGCTGCTGGCTGGTGACTGCGGCTCAAGTGAATGCTCAGCAAATCATTAACTTGGCAGGCTTGTGGGACTTTGCCATGGGCGACTCGGCACGTTATACTGACTATGTGATGCTGCCTGGCTCGATGCTGACCAACGACAAGGGCTATGATGTGGATATCCACACGCAGTGGACGGGCTCGCTCTATGATTCGTCGTATTACTTTAATCCTTATATGGAGCCCTACAGGCAGAAGGGACAGATGAAGTTTCCTTTCTTCCTGACGCCAGAGAAACACTATGTGGGAAAGGCATGGTACAGGCGTACGGTGTATGTGCCGCAGGACTGGAAAGATCAGCGCATCACGCTGTTCCTGGAGCGTCCACATATTGAGACAACGGTCTATGTGAATGGGCATGAGGTGGGTCATCAGATGTCGCTGTCGGTGCCTCATCGCTATGATGTGACAAAGTATATCAAGAAGGGTGCACGCAACGAGATTGTGATCTGTGTGTATAACGGTATAGAGAACGTGTGTGTGGGACAAGACTCGCACAGCGTGACCGACCAGACGCAGGGCAACTGGAATGGTATTGCTGGCAGAATGGAACTGCAGGCGCAATGGAAGAAACTGAATGTGAAGGGTATCCGCGTGAAGGTGGACAGTGTCAAGGTAGCCCTGCCTGATGCGTATAAGAATGGCCGATTGGTTCCTGGAGGAACGAAATGGCAAAAGGTGGGTAGGATAAAGGTGCTGTTGGAAAACCATACGGATGGGCTGCAACTGATGCCCCAGTATCAGTATGTGGTGAACCTGACGCTGAGATATGCGTTTGGTCCTAAAGCTGGAAAGGTGATTGGTGGCTGCTCGATGGATGCAGTGGGGAATGAGATTACGGCCGAACTTCCTATCTATACGGATATTGGAATGTGGGACGAGTTTCATCCGAACCTCTATCGACTGACTATTGAGGCTGGCGAGGATGTGGTGGAGACGCTCGTAGGTTTCAGGGAGATCAGCATCAGAGATCGCCAGATGTTTATTAACCAGCGTCCCTTGTTCTTGCGTGGCACAGTGGAGAACTGTTGCTTTCCTGAGACTGGCTTTCCGCCTACTGATGAGGAGGAATGGCTGTATCTGTTCAAGAAATGCAAGGAATATGGGTTGAACCATGTGCGCTTCCATAGTTATTGTCCACCAGAGGCTGCCTTTGCTGCTGCCGACCGTGTAGGTATCTATCTTCAGCCTGAGGGCCCGTCGTGGCCTAATCATGGCGTGAGGTTGCGTCGTGGTCAGAAGATTGACCAGTATCTGCTGGAGGAGTCGAAACGCATCGTTGATGAATATGGGCATCATCCCTCGTTTGTGATGATGGCGGCAGGTAATGAACCTGCAGGCGACTGGGTGACTTACTGTAACGACTGGGTGAAGCAGATGCATAAGTACGACGATTCGAAGGTGTATTGTGGCGCCTCTGTTGGTGGCGGATGGGCCTGGGACAATGGGTCGGAGTATCATGTGAAGGGTGGCGCCCGTGGGTTGGACTGGGACAGTCGTGCGCCTCAGTCGACGGATGATTATTTGGCTGGCATCCTGCGTCCTCGCAACTATAAAGGAACGGATGATAATCTGTCGCCCATCATAGCGCATGAGCAGGGACAATGGTGTGCTTTCCCTGATTTCAAGGAGATGTCGCAGTATACGGGTGTTTACAAGCCTCGCAACTTTGAGATATTTCGCGATCTGTTGCGTGACAATGGCATGGAGCAGATGGCTGAAAAATTCCTGATGGCCAGTGGTAAACTGCAGACGCTTTGCTATAAATATGAGATTGAGCGCAACCTGCGCACAAAGGACTATGCTGGTTTTCAGTTGCTGGGACTGAATGATTATAGTGGACAGGGCACGGCCTTGGTTGGACCGCTGAACGTGCATTGGCGTGAGAAGGGCTATTGCACGGCTCGCGATTGGCGTGAGTTCTGTAATTCGGTGGTGGTGTTGGCGCGTTTCCCCAAGTTTGTTTATACGAATAATGAAACGCTTGATGTGCCGCTGGATATCTATAATGCATTCTATGGACGCTTCTCTTCTGTCAATCTTCATTATCAAATTTCGGACGACTCGCTTCGTGTTCTTACATCGGGCGATATGAAGATTGATACTGTGTTTGTTGGAAAGAATGCTTTGGCAAAAGGAATTAATTTCCCACTTGGTGGTGTGAATAAACCAACGAAGTTGACCCTTGACGTGCAACTGGAAAATGCGATTATGAACCATTGGGATTTCTGGGTTTATCCAGATTCTTTGGAATCTACGAGTGGCTCGTTGCTTGCTGAAACCCAGATAGTTGTGTCTGATTCGCTCGATGAAAAATGCTTGAAAGCGTTAAGAAAAGGAGGCACTGTGCTATTGACGGCGGCAGGAAAGGTGACGCTGGGCAACGATGTGGTGCAGCATTATCTGCCTGTGTTCTGGAATACGTCATGGTTTAAGATGCGTCCGCCTCATACCACTGGTGCTTATATCGACAGTAAGCATCCTTTGTTTAAGTACGATTTTCCTACCGACGATTGGAGTAACCTGAACTGGTGGGAACTGCTGAACAAGGCGCAGGTGATGAACCTGATGGAACTGCCCAAAGACTATCAGTCGCCCATCCAGCCTATAGACACGTGGCATGTCAGCAGGAAGCTGGGTATGCTTATTGAGGCCAGGGTATTGAAAGGAAAACTGCTGATGACCACCATGGACATCAATAGCGATCTGGAGCATCGCATCGTGGCTCGTCAGATGCGCAAGGCGATTCTTGATTATATGAAGAGTGGCGACTTTAATCCATCGCTGGTGCTCGATGTTCAGACCATCCGCGATTTCTACGAGAAGCAGGCGCCACAGGTGAACATGTTTACGAACGACTCGCCTGATGAGTTGAAACCAAAAATAAAGTGA
- a CDS encoding beta-galactosidase, with translation MKKTILLCAMLLACGVAMAQHEVRWDRHSLIIDGHRVVPVMGEVHYSRIPEGEWRQEVKKMKEGGVTMIATYVFWNHVEEEEGIFRWDGQRNLRHFLEICKEENMPVILRMGPFCHGEVRNGGIPDWMFDKGCKMRDRNPVFMGYVVKLYRQIFTQVQGLQWKDGGPLIAAQFDNEYRGRGEYLMELKRMAQKIGFDLPFYTRTGWPELATPVPFGEMIPLYGDYADGFWDRTLGETDGNYYKAFNFKTFRSSTAIATEQLGKQEAKMNDGDEAYPYFTCELGGGMMQAYHRRPYVYAEDAYSMALVKLGSGSNLLGYYMYHGGTNPEGKTYLNENQRTRGTNYNDMPVKNYDFQAPLGEFGQKNAHYYMLRPLHLFMQDWGETLAEMEASFPAPQDVKKGDDSCLRWAVRSKGNSGFIFVNNYERLQKLSAKGHVQLETCGVKLPKFTIPSGCMAVFPINVDGIRYATAQLVAKRDGKIYLMQIPGISTTICMQNGKVLRNVKARGEERPVYGNLYLLSREEAEHLFLQPESTVMVDLATIRKVKEAGLLRKITMGAQRVAEEPSDDDFEQAAVYRITLPELPANAKEPLMRFYYKGDCARLYANGKLVADHFQYGRPFLYGLWRLPEGTKELELRILPMQKDMPVYLPKEADKTLGEGVERIEVHYITD, from the coding sequence ATGAAAAAGACGATATTGCTGTGCGCCATGCTGCTGGCGTGTGGTGTCGCTATGGCTCAACATGAAGTAAGGTGGGATCGTCACAGCCTGATCATCGACGGCCATCGTGTGGTGCCTGTGATGGGCGAGGTGCACTATAGTCGTATTCCTGAAGGCGAATGGCGCCAGGAGGTGAAGAAGATGAAAGAGGGTGGGGTGACGATGATTGCCACCTACGTGTTCTGGAATCATGTGGAGGAGGAAGAGGGCATCTTCCGCTGGGACGGTCAGCGCAACCTGCGCCACTTTCTGGAGATTTGCAAGGAGGAGAATATGCCTGTGATTCTGCGCATGGGGCCGTTCTGTCATGGCGAGGTGCGCAATGGCGGCATTCCCGACTGGATGTTTGACAAGGGCTGTAAGATGCGCGACAGGAATCCTGTGTTTATGGGGTATGTGGTAAAGCTCTATCGCCAGATTTTTACACAGGTACAGGGCCTTCAATGGAAGGACGGCGGCCCACTTATCGCTGCTCAGTTTGACAATGAGTATCGTGGACGTGGCGAGTATCTGATGGAACTGAAACGCATGGCGCAGAAGATTGGATTCGACCTGCCGTTCTATACGCGCACTGGCTGGCCTGAGTTGGCTACGCCTGTGCCCTTCGGCGAGATGATTCCCTTGTATGGCGACTATGCCGATGGGTTCTGGGACCGTACGCTGGGCGAGACTGACGGCAACTACTATAAGGCTTTCAACTTCAAGACTTTCCGCTCGTCGACGGCCATTGCCACAGAGCAATTGGGAAAGCAGGAGGCCAAGATGAACGACGGCGACGAGGCTTATCCCTATTTCACTTGCGAACTGGGTGGCGGCATGATGCAGGCCTATCATCGCAGACCGTATGTCTATGCTGAGGATGCCTATTCGATGGCGCTGGTGAAACTGGGCTCTGGCTCGAACCTGCTGGGCTATTATATGTATCATGGTGGCACAAACCCTGAGGGCAAGACCTACCTGAACGAGAACCAGCGCACCAGGGGCACGAACTACAACGATATGCCTGTGAAGAACTACGATTTCCAGGCACCCTTGGGCGAGTTTGGTCAGAAGAATGCGCATTACTATATGCTACGCCCATTGCATCTGTTTATGCAGGACTGGGGCGAGACACTGGCCGAGATGGAAGCGTCGTTCCCTGCACCACAGGACGTGAAGAAAGGTGATGACAGCTGTCTGCGCTGGGCTGTGCGCTCGAAGGGCAACAGTGGCTTTATCTTCGTGAACAACTACGAGCGACTGCAAAAGCTTTCGGCGAAGGGGCATGTGCAGTTGGAGACTTGTGGCGTTAAGCTGCCTAAGTTCACCATTCCCAGTGGATGTATGGCTGTATTCCCCATCAACGTGGACGGCATCAGATACGCCACGGCGCAGCTGGTGGCTAAGCGCGATGGTAAAATCTATCTGATGCAGATTCCTGGCATCTCAACGACCATCTGTATGCAGAACGGTAAGGTGTTGAGGAACGTGAAAGCACGTGGAGAGGAAAGGCCTGTCTATGGCAATCTCTATCTGTTGAGTAGAGAGGAGGCTGAGCATTTGTTCTTGCAGCCTGAGTCGACGGTGATGGTGGACTTGGCCACGATTCGTAAGGTGAAGGAGGCAGGACTACTCAGAAAGATAACGATGGGGGCGCAGCGCGTGGCGGAGGAGCCTTCTGATGACGACTTCGAACAGGCTGCCGTCTATCGGATAACGCTCCCAGAACTGCCCGCCAATGCTAAAGAACCATTGATGAGGTTCTATTATAAGGGTGACTGTGCACGCCTTTATGCCAATGGAAAACTCGTGGCCGACCATTTTCAGTATGGCCGTCCGTTCTTGTATGGCTTGTGGCGACTGCCTGAGGGCACCAAGGAACTGGAGCTGCGTATACTGCCTATGCAGAAGGATATGCCTGTCTATCTGCCGAAAGAGGCTGACAAGACGCTTGGCGAGGGCGTGGAAAGAATTGAAGTACATTATATCACGGACTAA
- a CDS encoding DUF5107 domain-containing protein, with product MIKAWRETVTIPTYEIGRAEKNPIFLEKRVYQGSSGVVYPYPVIESIANEPTPHDWNVVFMENDYIKVMVMPELGGRIQMAYDKIKKRHFVYYNHVIKPALVGLAGPWISGGIEFNWPQHHRPSTYLPVDCDIVENEDGSVTVWVNEMERMFHQKGMAGFTLRPGCAYLEIRGRVSNRTPLPQTFLWWANPAVEVNDDYQSVFPPDVNAVFDHGKRAVSSFPIATGTYYKMDYSAGVDISNYKNIKVPTSYMAVNSKYNFEGGYENDTKGGMLHVASHHLSPGKKQWTWGNGDFGRAWDRNLTDEATENDGLPEGSIRTGFRPYIELMAGVYTENQPDFTWLMPYEEKHFTQYFMPYREIGIVKQASKDFVVNIEETETGVCFKVLATSKQSARVWLRNKNGETYFDQEVTLSPEEVFVEMVTCNNLGMNNLLLSVGDLHWQAESDEIRPIPDAAEAALSPQDTKTNDQLYLTGLHLEQYRHATWSALDYYEEALRRDPNDVRCLNQTGLWYLRRGRFDKAETYLRKAVKIWQKRNPNPYDGEAIFNLALALKCQGRWEEAYDYFWKSTWNKAWADAGYFEAARISVAQGHYDDALDELNRSLIFNACNHQARALKAVVLRKMGRKTEAQEWIEVSLAIDHFNYGCRYEKYLLTGEDTLTALMRKSSENYEELALEYEQAGLREDAKAIWKIAEREDAVSPMSYYYMGDYERAEAVSPYLCFPNRLEAVVVLEKAKQQNPTGAKAPYYLGCLYYDKRQYDVAIENWELSAKLDPQFPTVWRNLALARFNKQNRKEEAVAYMEKAFHLDETDARVLMELDQLYKRMQKPHQQRLDCLQKYPQLVAQRDDLVLEEITLLNQLGRHEEAMHKLDAHQFHPWEGGEGKVSGQYQLCRVELAKQALAHGENERARQLLEECLVLPSHLGEGKLYGAQDNDFLYFLGRYEEGTVGPTEPVAAMYYNDAKPDKIFYAAQCYRKLGQEDKARGLFYKLVNYGKQHLFDHVTMDYFAVSLPDLMIWDGDLDEQNRIHCLYMLALGYYGLGDKEKAMRYLSEAKSLDINHVGIQAFYSFVMMENEK from the coding sequence ATGATTAAAGCTTGGAGAGAAACCGTGACCATTCCTACCTACGAGATAGGAAGGGCTGAGAAGAATCCGATATTCCTGGAAAAACGCGTGTATCAAGGCTCGAGTGGGGTGGTGTATCCCTATCCCGTCATCGAGTCGATAGCCAATGAGCCCACACCACACGACTGGAACGTGGTGTTCATGGAGAACGACTATATCAAGGTGATGGTGATGCCTGAACTGGGTGGTCGCATCCAGATGGCCTACGACAAGATAAAGAAGCGTCATTTTGTGTATTATAACCACGTCATCAAACCTGCTCTGGTGGGTTTGGCAGGCCCCTGGATCAGTGGCGGTATTGAGTTCAACTGGCCACAGCACCATCGTCCGTCGACCTATCTGCCTGTGGACTGCGACATCGTGGAGAACGAGGACGGCAGTGTGACGGTATGGGTGAACGAAATGGAGCGCATGTTCCACCAGAAGGGCATGGCAGGCTTTACACTGCGTCCTGGTTGCGCCTATCTGGAGATTCGGGGTCGTGTGAGCAATCGCACGCCACTGCCGCAGACGTTCCTTTGGTGGGCCAATCCTGCCGTGGAGGTGAACGACGATTATCAGAGTGTGTTCCCACCTGATGTTAATGCCGTGTTTGACCATGGAAAACGTGCTGTGTCGAGTTTCCCCATTGCCACAGGTACATACTATAAGATGGACTATTCGGCTGGTGTGGACATCTCGAACTATAAGAATATCAAGGTGCCAACGAGTTATATGGCAGTGAACTCGAAATATAACTTCGAGGGCGGCTATGAGAATGATACAAAGGGAGGCATGCTGCACGTGGCCAGTCATCATTTATCGCCAGGCAAGAAGCAGTGGACATGGGGAAATGGTGACTTTGGACGAGCATGGGACAGGAATCTGACAGACGAGGCCACAGAGAACGATGGACTGCCAGAAGGTTCTATTCGTACAGGCTTCCGTCCCTATATCGAGTTGATGGCTGGCGTGTATACGGAAAACCAGCCCGACTTCACCTGGCTGATGCCCTATGAGGAAAAACATTTTACGCAGTATTTCATGCCTTATCGCGAGATTGGTATTGTGAAACAGGCCTCGAAGGACTTCGTTGTGAATATCGAGGAGACGGAGACAGGCGTGTGTTTTAAGGTGCTGGCCACGTCGAAGCAGTCGGCACGCGTGTGGCTCAGGAACAAGAACGGAGAGACTTACTTCGATCAGGAGGTAACGCTTTCGCCTGAAGAGGTGTTTGTTGAGATGGTTACGTGTAATAACCTGGGAATGAATAACTTACTGTTATCTGTTGGCGACTTGCATTGGCAGGCAGAGTCGGATGAGATTCGTCCGATACCTGATGCCGCAGAGGCTGCTCTGTCGCCTCAGGATACGAAAACAAACGACCAGCTCTATCTGACGGGTCTGCACCTGGAGCAATATCGCCATGCCACCTGGAGTGCTTTGGATTATTATGAAGAGGCCCTGCGCCGCGATCCCAATGATGTGCGCTGTCTGAATCAGACGGGATTGTGGTACCTGCGTCGTGGACGTTTTGACAAGGCTGAGACCTATCTGCGCAAGGCTGTGAAGATATGGCAGAAGAGAAATCCCAACCCCTACGATGGTGAGGCCATCTTTAACCTTGCCCTTGCGTTGAAGTGTCAGGGTCGTTGGGAGGAGGCTTATGACTATTTCTGGAAGTCGACCTGGAACAAGGCGTGGGCTGATGCCGGCTATTTTGAGGCAGCCAGAATCAGTGTGGCGCAAGGCCACTATGACGATGCACTGGACGAGTTGAATAGGAGTCTGATTTTTAACGCCTGCAATCATCAGGCACGGGCATTGAAAGCCGTGGTGCTCAGAAAAATGGGTCGTAAGACAGAGGCGCAGGAGTGGATAGAAGTGAGTCTTGCAATAGACCATTTTAACTATGGCTGTCGCTATGAGAAGTATTTGCTGACAGGCGAGGATACGCTGACAGCATTGATGCGCAAGAGTAGCGAGAACTACGAGGAGCTGGCATTGGAATATGAACAGGCAGGTTTGCGTGAAGACGCCAAGGCCATATGGAAAATAGCAGAGCGTGAAGACGCAGTGAGCCCAATGAGTTATTATTACATGGGTGACTACGAACGTGCAGAGGCTGTGTCGCCATACCTCTGCTTCCCCAACCGCCTGGAGGCTGTGGTGGTTTTGGAAAAGGCAAAACAGCAGAATCCCACAGGTGCGAAGGCACCCTATTATCTGGGATGCCTGTACTATGACAAGCGCCAGTATGATGTGGCCATCGAGAACTGGGAACTATCAGCAAAACTCGACCCACAGTTCCCTACGGTTTGGCGTAATCTGGCACTGGCCCGCTTTAACAAGCAGAATCGTAAGGAGGAGGCCGTGGCATATATGGAGAAGGCTTTCCATCTGGACGAGACAGACGCGCGCGTGCTGATGGAACTCGATCAACTCTACAAGCGCATGCAGAAACCACACCAGCAGCGCCTGGATTGCCTGCAGAAGTATCCGCAGTTGGTTGCCCAGCGTGATGATCTGGTGCTGGAGGAGATAACCCTTCTTAATCAGTTGGGACGCCATGAGGAGGCTATGCACAAGCTTGATGCGCACCAGTTTCATCCGTGGGAAGGTGGTGAAGGTAAGGTGAGTGGGCAATATCAGTTGTGCCGTGTGGAACTTGCCAAGCAGGCACTTGCCCATGGCGAGAACGAAAGAGCCAGACAGTTGCTGGAGGAGTGTCTGGTACTGCCGTCGCATCTTGGTGAGGGAAAACTCTATGGTGCTCAGGATAATGACTTCCTGTATTTCCTTGGACGTTATGAAGAGGGAACCGTTGGGCCTACGGAACCTGTGGCTGCGATGTATTACAACGATGCAAAGCCAGACAAGATTTTCTATGCTGCACAGTGCTATCGAAAACTGGGACAGGAGGACAAGGCACGTGGACTGTTCTATAAGCTGGTGAACTATGGCAAACAGCATTTGTTCGACCATGTCACGATGGATTATTTTGCTGTGTCGTTGCCCGACTTGATGATATGGGATGGTGATCTCGACGAGCAGAATCGCATTCACTGTCTGTATATGCTGGCCTTAGGCTATTATGGCCTGGGCGACAAGGAGAAAGCAATGCGTTATCTGTCGGAAGCAAAGAGCTTGGACATTAATCATGTTGGTATTCAAGCATTTTACTCGTTTGTGATGATGGAAAATGAAAAATAG